The proteins below are encoded in one region of Doryrhamphus excisus isolate RoL2022-K1 chromosome 4, RoL_Dexc_1.0, whole genome shotgun sequence:
- the ela3l gene encoding elastase 3 like has protein sequence MIPIVLASVLIAAALGCGTPPIEPQTSRVVNGEDAKPHSWPWQISLQYERDGEWRHTCGGSLIAANWVMTAAHCINKRLSYRVFVGKHNLVAEEIGSKAILPEKIIVHEKWNPIFVAFGNDIAMIKLSEPVTLSDQVQLACIPPADTLLTNLYPCYITGWGRLYTGGPIADKLQQALMPVADHPTCSQPDWWGIAVRTTMVCAGGDGVVAGCNGDSGGPLNCKNMEGVWEVHGIASFVSGLGCNYEKKPTVFTRVSAFNDWIDQIMMNN, from the exons ATGATCCCCATTGTGTTGGCCTCTGTGCTCATTGCTGCTG CCCTGGGGTGCGGCACCCCACCCATCGAGCCCCAGACTTCCCGTGTGGTCAATGGCGAAGATGCCAAGCCTCACAGTTGGCCCTGGCAG ATCTCTCTTCAGTATGAGAGGGATGGAGAATGGAGGCACACATGTGGGGGATCTCTGATTGCTGCCAACTGGGTCATGACTGCTGCTCACTGCATCAA CAAGAGGCTCTCCTACAGAGTGTTTGTGGGAAAACACAACCTTGTGGCGGAGGAGATTGGCTCCAAGGCCATCCTGCCTGAGAAGATCATCGTCCATGAGAAATGGAACCCCATCTTTGTGGCTTTCGG TAATGACATTGCCATGATCAAACTGTCTGAGCCAGTGACTTTAAGCGACCAGGTTCAGCTGGCATGCATCCCTCCTGCTGATACCCTGCTGACCAACCTCTACCCTTGCTACATCACTGGATGGGGCAGATTGTACA CCGGAGGCCCCATTGCTGATAAGCTGCAACAGGCTTTGATGCCAGTGGCTGACCACCCTACTTGCTCGCAGCCTGACTGGTGGGGCATCGCTGTCAGGACCACCATGGTGTGTGCCGGTGGGGATGGAGTCGTGGCTGGATGTAAT GGTGACTCAGGCGGCCCTCTGAACTGTAAGAACATGGAAGGTGTGTGGGAGGTGCATGGCATTGCAAGCTTCGTCTCTGGCCTGGGCTGCAACTACGAGAAGAAACCTACTGTTTTCACCCGTGTGTCTGCTTTCAATGACTGGATTGATCAG ATCATGATGAACAACTAA